DNA from Daucus carota subsp. sativus chromosome 1, DH1 v3.0, whole genome shotgun sequence:
CCCTACGACCAAGGTCGGTCAGTTCTTATGATCAATTGAAACGCAAGTTTTTGAGGCACTACTCTCACTTGTGCCGAAGAGAGAAGGATACAGAAGCCCTAATTCATTGCCGACAGAGACCCAATGAGGAGTTGGGCGACTACTTGGCCAGGTTCAAGGAAGAAGCTGGGATGGTCACTAATCTGGATAAGGTGAAGGCTGCAGGGTTCCTGACGGCCGGTCTGGATCCGGTGAAGGGTAAGAAGCTCCGATCATCTTTGTATGATATACCCCCTAAATCGCTGAATGACATCTATTTGCGGGGAGAAAGCAtcagaaggaagatggaatccATCGGGGGACACAAGAGCGATCGGAAAGATGATCGGTACAGTTCCCGTTCGGACGGCAGGGGAAAAAGGAATGATAGCCACCGAGGCAGGAGAGATGAAAGGGATGAAAAGCTGGATCGGGGGGCCGAACGAAGGAGAGATAGAGACAGCACTGTGTTCACTCCTCTGAATACATCTGTCTCCAAGATTCTTAACGAAATTAAAGGAAAACCAGGATTCGTTCGGCCGCCGAAGATGAAGATCCCAGATTACAAGAAAAACTCTGATAAGTATTGCGACTATCATCGTGACAACGGGCACAATACCGATGAATGCTACCACCTGAAGAAGTTAATAGAGAGGATGGTCAAGGCTGGAGATTTGAACCAGTATGTTAAGGATCTGAGGGATCggttgggtcccaaagaagataAAGGGAAGGCGCCCGAAGAAGGTGAGAGGTACAGAGGTGAGGTCCGAACGATTTTCGGGGGAACAATTCTGGACCGAAGTAGCAAAACGGCTAAGAAGAAGTACGCCCGACAGGTCTACAACCTCTATagcatcaactccaccaaacaGTCGTATCCTATAATGTTTTCACAAGAAGATTATGAGGATGTTATGCTGCCGCACGAGGATCCGTTGGTCATTAATCCCGTGATCGGCCAAAACAAGATCTGGAAGGTTCTGGTTGACGGGGGAAGTTCTGTTAACGTCCTCTACTACAACACCTACCAGAAGATGAACCTGGAAGGCAAGCAGATCGATACCTGCTATGAGGCACCCCTCTATGGCTTCGGCAATCAGCCGGTCCCGATCGAAGGTACGATCCACTTGCCCCTATTGCTCGGTAAATCCCCTTATACTGTGGAAAAACAGGTCAAGTTTTATGTGGTCCGAGTTGAGAGTCCCTTCAATGCCATCTTGGGGAGACCTGTTCTCACTGCTTTCGAAGCCATTGCCTCTATTCCCCATCTTAAGTTGAAGTTCCCGACCGAAAAGGGGGTGGGAGAGATGAGAGGTGATCAGAAGGCAGCTAGGATCATTATGCTGGAAGACTTGGAGAAAGAAAAGGATCTAGGTGGCGCCGAAGGAAACAAACGGCGCCGAACCGAAGATGGTCCTGGGGGCAGCGGCCATGCCCTCCATATTGAGTTGGAGAAGTTTGGAAATGATCTCTCAAACCCGATAGCCGAACCGGGCACCGAAACCGAAGAGGTGGAATTATATGCAGGGTGCTCGGGAAAAATGGTTCGGATCGGTAAAGATATGGAGCCAGGGTTGAAGGAAAAAGTGATTGATGTGGTCCGTCGCTACCATGATGTCTTTGCCTGGGGACCCGAGGATATGCCAGGGTTGGATGAGTCGATCGCTCGGCACAGGCTAAATGTTCATCCTCAGGCTGTGCCCGTGAAGCAGAAGAAGAGGAACTTCGCGGTGGAGAGGCAAAAAGTGATTGAGGCCGAAGTGGAGAAGTTACTGGAGGCCAAGTTCATCGAAGAAATCGAGTATCCAGAGTGGTTGGCAAATGTGGTGgtggtcaaaaagtcaaacaacaaGTGGAGAATGTGTGTCGATTATACCGACCTCAACAAGAATTGCCCGAAGGATCACTATCCTTTGCCGAACATCGATCAGCTGATAGATGCCACCTCTGGCTATCAAATACTCAGCTTTTTGGATGCATTCTCAGGGTATCATCAGATCGCCATGGATGCCGAGGATATTCCGAAGACAGCATTCATCACCCCGAAGGGAACCTATGCTTACATCAAGATGCCCTTCGGCCTGAAAAATGCGGgggccacttttcaaaggatgGTGAACAAAGTCTTCGCCGATCAGATAGGCCGAAACATGGAATGTTACGTAGATGATATGATAGTGAAGTCCTTATTTCAAGATCACGCCGATGACCTCAAGGAATGCTTCGAGACCCTAAGACGGAACAACATGAAGATCAACCCCGCCAAGTGCACCTTCGGGGTTTGTAGTGGCAAGTTCCTAGGGTACATGGTCAGCGCAAGGGGGATCGAGGCGAATCCCGAGAAGATAAAGGCAGTGATAGAAATGGAAGCCCCGAAGACCATTCGGGACATTCAGAAGCTAACGGGGCGACTGGCAGCCCTCCGAAGGTTCATCTCTCGGTCGGCAGAAAAGGCGCTCCCCTTCTTTGAAGTTTTGAAGGGAGCCAAGAATTTTGAGTGGGGGCCGAACTGCATAAAGGCCTTCGAAGAAATAAAGGAATATCTGGTTAAAGCCCCTCTGCTGCTGAGGCCCGATCCGAAGGAGACCCTCCAGTTGTACTTGGCAGTAAGTGACCGAACCCTTGGTGCGGTCTTGGTAAAGGAGCACGAGAAAAACCAACATCCGGTCTTCTATGTGTCTCATATGCTGAGGGATGCCGAAACCCGATACCCGAATGCCGAGAAGTTCGCACATGGGCTGGTCATGGCCTCCCGAAAATTGCGACACTATTTTCAAGGGCGAACGATACAAGTGGTCACCGACCAACCTCTGAAGAAGATTCTCAGCCGACCGGAGGCTTCGGGCAGAGTCGTCGCCTGGTCTGTAGAATTGGGGGAATACGACTTAGAGTATGTTCCCCGAACAGCCATTAAAGCCCAAGCCTTGGTTGACTTCATGGTAGAGTGCCGTTTTTCCGGGCCGACGGACTTGGAACCGAAGGAACAGCTCATTCGGACTCCTGGTAGGTGGAAGTTGTTTGTGGATGGGTCGGTGGCCGGGTCAAAATGTGGGGCCGGATTGATCCTTTCTAGTCCCGATGGATTTGAGATTTGTCAAGCCATCCGGTTCACTTTCCCTTTGACCAACAATGAGGCCGAGTACGAAGCCCTCTTGGCAGGAGTGGGTCTAGCCAAAAATCTGGAGGTAAGGCACTTGAGGGCTTTCAGCGACTCCATGCTGGTTGTCAAGCACTTTTCTGGGGAGTATGAACAGAAAGAGCCCCGAACGAAGGCTTACGCCGCTAAAGTACGCGAACAAACTCAGTTTTTCGAAACATTTGAATTGAGCGCCATCGGTCGGGAAGACAATGGCCGCGCCGATGCTCTCTCTCGATTAGCCTCGGCCGAAACACAGAATTTGACGGGGTCCATCTACTTGACGGAGGTAAAAATGCCTTCGGTCGACAAGAAAGCTTGCCTGGAAATTCATCAAGGCATAAATTGGATGACCCCCATCAGAGCATACTTGGAAAAAGGGTTCTTGCCCTTAGAGAAGAAGGAAGCCCAAAAGATAAAGTACCGAGCAGCTAGCTACACACTGATCGGGGGCCGACTCTTTAGGCGATCAGTCTCTCAGCCGCTGCTCCGATGCTTAGATCCAGAAGAACAACTTCTAGCCCTGGAGACAGTTCATGAAGGCATCTGCGGCGAGCACCTGGCCGGCCGATCCCTAGCCCTAAAGATACTCCGACAGGGATTCTTTTGGCCGACCATCAGAGAAGATGCAGCCAACTATTCAAAGAAATGCCGACAGTGTCAAATCCACAGCTATGTTCCGAAGCAACCCCCGGAAGAAATGACTTCGGTCCTCAGCCCAATCCCTTTCTCCATGTGGGCCATCGACATAGTCGGAATCCTACCAACCAGCACCCGGCAAGCCAAATATTGCATAGTGGCCATTGACTACATGACAAAGTGGGTCGAAGCCCGACCGCTCTCAGCTATCACCGAACAGGCTGCCAAGAAATTCTTCCTGGAGCAGATAATTGTGAGGTTTGGCATACCGATGGTGTGTGTGTCCGATAACGGCACCCAGTTTGTTGGGAAAAAGTTCAAGGAATTCTTGGCCAGCTTCGGCATTCAACAGAGGTTCAGCTCGGTCGGTCACCCCCAAGGAAACGGGGCGATCGAGGCAGCAAACAAGATCATCTTCCACGGAATCAAGAAGCGCCTTGGAGAAGCTAAGGGACTATGGGCCGAAGAGCTCCCTTGGGTCCTGTGGGCATACCGAACCACTCCTCGCTCTTCGACAGGAGAAACCCCATTTCGGTTAGCTTACGGGACCGACTCGCTTGTCCCGGTTGAGGTTGGCCTGGAATCTTACCGAACCCAGGTCTTCAATCCTGATACCAATGAATATGGCCTCCGAGGCAACCTGGATCTCTtagaagaagaaagagaagCCGCCCATCAGAGGAACGTCCGATACCAACAGCAAGCATCTCAATATTATGATTCGGGTATCCGAAAACGTTCTTTCAGAGTTGGGGACATGGTTCTCCGAGACTTGGCTACTTCCATGCCGACGAAGCAAGGAAAGCTTATGCCAAACTGGGAAGGCCCCTACACTGTTGTTGAGATAGTTCGGCCGGGAACGTACAAACTTGCCACTCCAGATGGAAGCCCCATTAAGAACACCTGGCATGCTTCCCAGCTCCGGAAATATTATCAGTAAGGCTTCCCGCCCGAATATTTTACTTTCAGTAATACATTACAATTATGTAATTGTTTCCTTTCCAATGAATAAAAACTCctacttcaaattttttgagTAATTTCAACTTGTTTAACACTCCGACCGATCCCGTAACTAGGGGCAACCTGATCAAAATTACGGGACCAAAGGAGTTATCCTTGATTTAACTTAATATTTGCACGATTGTTTTTATCTACAATGGGGCCGATCGAATACATAACTTAAAGATAATAACAATCCCCAAATATTGGGGGATCGAGGCATTGTGCTGAAGCCAATTTTTAAGGCTAAAGACGCACATTTCCGAATTCAATTAGTGTGTATCGAGATTTGTCGGTCAGACGTAAAACTGAGACCGAACGGTCAAAGacgtacatataaaaaaaatatatatatatcgaacaTGTATTGAAACCCTTCGGTTTAAGACATACATACAGTCGCAAAAAAGCTTACTGGTCGGCCTAAAGGTTGCGACAACAAAAGTATGGAGACCGACCGGTCGAAGACATACACTATCTAAGACATACATCAGAAACAAAAACATGTATGGAGATAAAACCAAGTATGAAAAGCAAGCCCGAAGGCAAAATTAATTAGAAGCCCGAAGGCGAAATATTTATACAAAGCCCGAAGGCAGATCGTTTTTACAAATAATGGCCCGAAGGCCAATGAAAGTACAAAATTAGAATTACTCCGAGTAGTCAGTCTCGGGATCGGATGAAACAACAAGGGGTTCGTCCGGATCCTCACGGCCGACCGGATCAGAAGCTCCTTCGTCCAAAAGTAACTTGTGATCCAAGCCTTCCTTGTGAGCCCGACGGACCGCCTCGTCATATCCAATGTCGAGGAACCGATCCTCGGTCTTCTCAAGAAGCTTCCTcgtcttcttctccttctttcGGGCAGCCTTCAACGCCAGGTTGCGGCGCTGAACCCTCCTGGTCAGAGTATCGACTTGCCCCTTCAGACGGCCTTCCGACTCCCGAAGGTCCTTCAGGTCCTGGTGGGCAGCATCCAGCTCCGTCTTCAGGGCCGCCAGGGTATCTTCAGCTAGATTGGCTCGAATAGTAAGGGCGTTCACCCCAGCCATCTGCTTCTGCATGTCCTGGACCTTATCAGTCACCGCCGCCGCCCAAGGAGAAGCCTGCACATAAATGGACAAGTTAAAAAAGATATACCGGGCCCATAAAGTGGAAGGGACTAAAGGATGAGAACACTTACCAGAGATAGGAAGCACATCAGCTGCTCGCACGCTTGCAGAGCAGTCGCCGACTCATAGGTCCCCCGGTCGGCCGGCAACATTTGCGATCGGCAGAGATCGCCCGCAACTTCCTTGATCCGATCAGGAGCCTGGATCGCAATCGAATCGGTCGCCAAAACCGACCACTCCGGAATGTAAGGCCGGACCTCCGATGAACCGTCCGGCCTGTTCCTCTTCCTAGAGGCTTCGGCGGCCGGAATCTCCACCACCTCGGAGGCTTTCTCAACCGTCCCCTCCGCACGACCAACCTCCGGGGTCTTCTCCTTCGCCACATCCGCCTGGACTATGGCACCAACTGTTGTTTCGCCGCGGGCCTTTGCTTCGGCCTCCTTCTTTGCCGCCATGGCCTTCGCCGTCTTCCTCTTCAGGGCTTCGGTTCGGGAAGACACTGCACAAAGAAGACAGCGTTAAAACAATAAACAGGTACAAATCAAGTGATCAACTATCGAGGGAAAAGCAAAGAAGAAATAGAAAGACTACCGTCACTACCCCAAAGAGTGAAGAGCCACTCCTTCTCCCGACTGGTCGACAGCAGAATCCGGTTCGGCTCCTGGACTTTGTTCAATTTCTCAAAGTCCTCCAGGTCCTTACCGACCAGAGGGGGAGTGGTGATGATGGAGGGGTCTACCTCCCTCCACAGAGAGAACTTGTGGATCGAGTGACCCCCCAGGTAGAACCACCGTTCGTGGGTACCCTTGTTGCTCGAGTTGGTTTCACACCAATTCGGTCGGCCGGTCTTGCGGCCGATGGTATAAAAGCCATTGCTCTTGGCGTTTTTCTTGAAATCATGATGATTCCAGAAGAGAGCTGGCCGAGGAGACACGCCGGCCATCAGACACCGATGCTGGAATACGTTTATGTACGTAAATCCGTTCGGGTCCAACTGGCCTAAGGCGATCCCCGTCTGCTTCAGAAGTTTCTTCAGCAGGGGGAGCATCGGGAGCCGAAAGCCGCACTTAAAGGCGTTTTCGGAGATGCCCACACACTTGTGCCCTTCTTCCGACTCAGGTGTTTGGTAGATACAATCGCTCTCTATGGCTGGATAAATATCCCACGACCGATGTATCTGGTACTTTATCCGAAACGACTTCAGATCCGCTTCGGTCAGTAAGGAAGGAAAGTTGGCCATAGGAAACTTCAGCACATCGCTAAAGTGATCCGCGGCCGAATAAGACGTCCCGACTATGTCACCCGACCGATCCATTTGCCTGCAAACGAGAGAAGGCAAACATGAGCCATGTACtcggaaagaaagaaaaagaagaaaaagaagcaagCCCGAGTACAGAGGGCCGAATCGGGTCGGGCCAGCAGGACTCGACTAACCTAACCCTAGAAAGCCGACTCAGGCAACAAACATTCAAAACTCAAACAAGAATTAAAGCACAAATAACACAATAAGTGGAGGAAGCGACGGCGACAAGTCACCGGTTATAAACTCAGAGACCGCCGGAAAACCCCTACTGCGATCCTGATCTACGACTACCAGTACAATGCAAGCACATAACAAGAACAAAAAACCCCCCAAAAATCGGTAAGCCGGCGGGACAACTCCTACCAGGAAAGAAAATACGCAAAGCAACAAAATACAGTGCACTAACATCTAGCAGCATCCTAAACATAAAGGATGATAACTGACAAAGAGGGGAGAACAACTTACTTGTCGTAGAAGAGATGTGGAGAAAACGGGTGAAAGAAGCCGGAAAAAGAACCACCGCCGGTTAACAACTATCGCCTGGGAGCAAGAAGCTTGAGAGAATGGAGAGTTGAGAGgaaaacaagaggatattggaaatatgaaaagaaacggGTGGTaatgatttgtatttataaacGAATTGTGAAAAGGCGCGCCCTATTAATGGCACCCTTTGGAATGCACGGCCCAGATTCAGCGCGTATCTCGAGGCCACGCCATCCGGCGCCCAAACGACACCACGCGTCCATCGGACCAAGCATTTTGAAATCAGACCGAAACAACTGCTCAGCTCCCACTACAGCCTCACCCTGTCGGTCGGTCAAAGACAACTTAGGCTTCGGCCGCGTTTGAAACCCGACCGAAGCCTGGGGACATGTTGGGTTATAAGCCTTTCGGCCCAATCCATTACGGCCCAAAGCAGGTCCAGCCCACCGTTTGAACTTAAACGTTACTATGGCAACGGTCGAGGCGAGAGAATCCCGCCTCCTTTACTCATCATAACTTCCCTCCCGCATCGGGCGGGAACGTTACATAGCAGGGCTCCTCCTCCTCCTATAAAAAGTGGGTAAATCAGTGGTAAAATTCATTCACAACTTTATACATTCTTACATACTCGCTTGCAGTTCTCTAAACCCTTCCTAGAGCCACTAATTTATTCTCACAccggaggtgaatcggggggacAAACCCTCGCATTCTTCTCTGTTTCAGGTCATACTTCGGCTTTGGTATCCGGCAGAACTTTGGCTCTAACACCCGAATTAATCAACATactgttaatcatatctttaaaagttctgttctttcgttctGCCACCCCATTAGACTCAGGTGTATAAGGTGGAGTCACCTCATGAATTATACCATTGCTcttgcaaaattcattaaaggtgtttcccgtatattcaccacctctatcagatctcaaacgtttaagtactttaccagtttgtgtttcaacttcagttttaaatctaatgaatttttcaagtgcttcatctttatgtttaagaaaataaacataacaatatctactacaatcatctataaaggtaatgaaatatctacagtgttccttagtcaacacaccaccaaattcacatatgtcCGAGTGCACTAAATCTAACAAGTCAGAATCCCTAACCACACTATGAAAAGGTTTCCTTGTTAGTTTAGCTGTCACACATACTTGacatttagttttcttatcaatggcatgctttggaatcaactctaagttcatcatattctttagagcaccaaaatttaaatgaccAAGCCTAGAGTGCCACAAATCGgatgattcaatattattaaCAGAAGGAGAagcaatatcattaataaaaccgCCTAAAACAGGCTccacatttattaaaaacaagccGTCTGACAAGTAGCCCTTGCCAAAAAACACACCAGTCTGAGTAATAACTACTTTATTACACTTTAAAGAAAGTTCAAAGCCATTTTTAACTAAACAActtccactaataatatttctaCGAATCTCGGGAACATGATGCACTCTAGTAAGGGATAGAACACGCCCTGAAGCAAACTTCAGGTCCACGTTTCCTATTCCACGAACTTGAGCCGCACTAGCATTCCCCATCGTCACTGTCATCCCATGAGCctgttgataagatacaaaCAGAGTAATATCAGCACAAATGTGCACATTAGCTCccgtatcaatcaaccactcaTTAGACAGATAAGTGGAAAATAGTTCAGGGTTGTACTTAACATACCCGTCATTGGTTTCAGAAGCAACAGCctcaccaacaaccatgttAAGCACAGGCCCATCAGTGGTTCCAAGCACAGTATTTGCTTGTGCTACCACCTCagctttctttgctttctttaCAGGACAGTCCTTACTCCAATGACCAACCTGTCCACAAGACCAACATGGTTTGTTGGCCTTTGATTTCTTAGCCTTGCCCTTGTCAGTTTTGGGCTTAGTGTTCACCTTCTTAGCGACAGACTTTCTTTTCTGTCCCACAGTCACTACATTGACCTTCGAGCTACCAGATTCAGTTGGCATCACATGTCCCTGTTTGGACTTGTGCTGCTCCTGCACAGAGATATCCAGCATCAGGCTAGTCCAAGTGATCTCTCCCTTCTGCCTTTTCAGGGAGAGTGCAAACTCTTCCCAAGACTTAGAGAGTTTTTCAATCACAGACATAACCAAAAACTTTTCAGGaaggtccattccggactccttcaaagcatgcacCAACGTCTCAAACTCATGCACCTGCTCAGTCATGGATTTTGTATCCACCAGTTTGAAGTCCAGGAACTTAGCCACAGAATACTTTTCCAACCCTTGCGAGTCAGTATTGTGTGTCTGATCAAGTTTCTCCCACAAGGTCTTAGCAGTGTAGGAGTCAGATGAGTAAACATCGAACAGAGTGTTCGTTAAGGCTGCTAGAATAGCAGCCCTAGCCACCCCATCCTTTTCCTCCCACATAGCATAGGCCTTAAGGGTTTCAGCCTTTTCCTGTACCACAACTGGTTTCTCATACTGCAACACCGGCCATAGACCCTTAACCGTAAGCCacagtttcatctttttctgcCAACGAGAAAAAGAAACTCCCCCACCGAATTTATCAGGAATACCTGATAAATCAATGGGCTGTGGAAAACGATACGTAGTCCAATCGATGTTACTAGTAACACCAGACCCAGAACCAGCACCACCACCAACAACAGAATCCGCAATCTCATTAACCATCTTGCTTACTACACAATATAACAGATAATCACTTCAAGATTGTTGGGAGTCACAGTGaaaatcacagcaacaatgtatagagcagttatattatataaacaagtgtaggccaacgaaaccacaacaatatagcatgcacgaagatcgtatatacaataatcagtgactgataaattacaagaaaagaagagaaaggcgcaccttacaccgtcgctagaattagtatacagaacagctgagtcgcctagcccttcgatgaagactagactgttcttgaagtgattattgccccactacgctgtgatgggtagtcgcaatatcgctcccaggataaaacagcacagaccgaaccgctcacagacacgagtacgatcaacagcgatcaacacctcagttcgcccgagaacagtatgtatatgtgtatatatcggagtagatggtgagagtgtaagagagaagaatgagaatggtgtttgtgtttttcccgTGCTACAACTCAAGTGTCGAGGCTCACTATTTATAGTGAGGCCAAGGCACCAACACACCGTCCAGATTCatctgtccaggttcaatgaatctgtatctgtcagacattctgaccagattcatttgtccaggttcaatgaatctgtatctgtcaaacattctgaccagattcatttgtccaggttcaatgaatctgtatctgtcagacattcggaccagattcatttgtccaggttcaatgaatctgtatctgtcagatataccgaccagattcatttgtccagattcaatgaatctgtatctgtcagatatactgaccagattcatttgtccagattcaatgaatctgtatctgtcagatatactgaccagattcatttgtccagattaaatgaatcacattctcatttcaagctctttcaagccactgtattcaactctatttctcaatggatttcactaagaaaatgtcccggaaattacatcaagaacatattaaaaaatatgctttaaactttccattttctaacaactccctctccctccctccctccctccctcccctctctctctccgtctctctccctctctctctctctccccctccttCCCCTCTCCTGATCTCCCCCACTCCCTCCCTAgtcccccccccccacccccgcTACCCATTATGTATTATAATGTATCTAGATAGATATACTGTTCTAGCTAGTTCAGAACCTAGTGTATTATGAATTACGATGTATGTTGAGAGATATATATACCGTTTTAGCCGGTTCAGAACATTTGTCACAGATCCAGTCATCCAGACATTTTAGGTTTTTATTTTTCCAAGTCCCCAACATTCTCGTTTTGTTTTATGTGTTATACATGATAGATTGGGTATTCATGTACGTAAATGAAAATTCACAATAATcctgaagaaaaagaagcatgCGCGGTCTTGCTAGTCTGTGACTCTGTGTTATTAGCCAAGGGGTAAATGCATATATGGAACTTAGTGTGCTCCTCgtttctttacaattttttgtatattatttctcatatattaaagtataaaaagtaaatttatataatttatttttcttaaaaaataatgaatattcaaattttaaaattataattgtagaaattttaaaataggtGTCATATCCGTTTGCAATAAACTATTCTGGCAgatagggctgttcacgaaccgagccgagccgagttttgatcgaaccgagccgagctttaattttttttctgacgagtcgatccgagccgagcttttttatcgaacaaaaattatgttcaagctcggctcgttaactaacgagccgaacacgagcttgttcgcgaacaaatacaagccgagccgagtcgagtcgagccgagccaaaaaaaaaataaagacaaaccgctagttcactcttaaaatagctaaccaaataattttaatttttttgaaactttgtttatatcactaaaatgtatatatgttaacatccatacggttggatcggtaagaaatattttttaaaatattgaaacactaaattaggattaaacaccagttagcggtactagttaaccttctacttgactgttaaaatagcaaacatattaaaattattattttccgaaattttggttacaacactaaaatatatatatatatatatatatatat
Protein-coding regions in this window:
- the LOC135152929 gene encoding uncharacterized protein LOC135152929, with the translated sequence MDRSGDIVGTSYSAADHFSDVLKFPMANFPSLLTEADLKSFRIKYQIHRSWDIYPAIESDCIYQTPESEEGHKCVGISENAFKCGFRLPMLPLLKKLLKQTGIALGQLDPNGFTYINVFQHRCLMAGVSPRPALFWNHHDFKKNAKSNGFYTIGRKTGRPNWCETNSSNKGTHERWFYLGGHSIHKFSLWREVDPSIITTPPLVGKDLEDFEKLNKVQEPNRILLSTSREKEWLFTLWGSDVSSRTEALKRKTAKAMAAKKEAEAKARGETTVGAIVQADVAKEKTPEVGRAEGTVEKASEVVEIPAAEASRKRNRPDGSSEVRPYIPEWSVLATDSIAIQAPDRIKEVAGDLCRSQMLPADRGTYESATALQACEQLMCFLSLASPWAAAVTDKVQDMQKQMAGVNALTIRANLAEDTLAALKTELDAAHQDLKDLRESEGRLKGQVDTLTRRVQRRNLALKAARKKEKKTRKLLEKTEDRFLDIGYDEAVRRAHKEGLDHKLLLDEGASDPVGREDPDEPLVVSSDPETDYSE
- the LOC108217510 gene encoding uncharacterized protein LOC108217510, yielding MTNTTEQTIGNTSNPNPGFDFGNSPEGLLPTPEEQQQMLLKWREEQAAKAQSSKTKEQEAARLAKKREADELRLKALQLQREEIELQERALREALEAEGDRVPEGEGNKKRNREDQDGSSDSESHSRGPRHRHVTPSDTEGEEGPHVRDRLRRMEKAMFGDKTLTHEPVIVEEIEQYRPPPGRQFPKMNEFNGKGDPIDHCDKYESLMTGMGHCDIMLCKMFKTYLKGSATMWYRSLRPRSVSSYDQLKRKFLRHYSHLCRREKDTEALIHCRQRPNEELGDYLARFKEEAGMVTNLDKVKAAGFLTAGLDPVKGKKLRSSLYDIPPKSLNDIYLRGESIRRKMESIGGHKSDRKDDRYSSRSDGRGKRNDSHRGRRDERDEKLDRGAERRRDRDSTVFTPLNTSVSKILNEIKGKPGFVRPPKMKIPDYKKNSDKYCDYHRDNGHNTDECYHLKKLIERMVKAGDLNQYVKDLRDRLGPKEDKGKAPEEGERYRGEVRTIFGGTILDRSSKTAKKKYARQVYNLYSINSTKQSYPIMFSQEDYEDVMLPHEDPLVINPVIGQNKIWKVLVDGGSSVNVLYYNTYQKMNLEGKQIDTCYEAPLYGFGNQPVPIEGTIHLPLLLGKSPYTVEKQVKFYVVRVESPFNAILGRPVLTAFEAIASIPHLKLKFPTEKGVGEMRGDQKAARIIMLEDLEKEKDLGGAEGNKRRRTEDGPGGSGHALHIELEKFGNDLSNPIAEPGTETEEVELYAGCSGKMVRIGKDMEPGLKEKVIDVVRRYHDVFAWGPEDMPGLDESIARHRLNVHPQAVPVKQKKRNFAVERQKVIEAEVEKLLEAKFIEEIEYPEWLANVVVVKKSNNKWRMCVDYTDLNKNCPKDHYPLPNIDQLIDATSGYQILSFLDAFSGYHQIAMDAEDIPKTAFITPKGTYAYIKMPFGLKNAGATFQRMVNKVFADQIGRNMECYVDDMIVKSLFQDHADDLKECFETLRRNNMKINPAKCTFGVCSGKFLGYMVSARGIEANPEKIKAVIEMEAPKTIRDIQKLTGRLAALRRFISRSAEKALPFFEVLKGAKNFEWGPNCIKAFEEIKEYLVKAPLLLRPDPKETLQLYLAVSDRTLGAVLVKEHEKNQHPVFYVSHMLRDAETRYPNAEKFAHGLVMASRKLRHYFQGRTIQVVTDQPLKKILSRPEASGRVVAWSVELGEYDLEYVPRTAIKAQALVDFMVECRFSGPTDLEPKEQLIRTPGRWKLFVDGSVAGSKCGAGLILSSPDGFEICQAIRFTFPLTNNEAEYEALLAGVGLAKNLEVRHLRAFSDSMLVVKHFSGEYEQKEPRTKAYAAKVREQTQFFETFELSAIGREDNGRADALSRLASAETQNLTGSIYLTEVKMPSVDKKACLEIHQGINWMTPIRAYLEKGFLPLEKKEAQKIKYRAASYTLIGGRLFRRSVSQPLLRCLDPEEQLLALETVHEGICGEHLAGRSLALKILRQGFFWPTIREDAANYSKKCRQCQIHSYVPKQPPEEMTSVLSPIPFSMWAIDIVGILPTSTRQAKYCIVAIDYMTKWVEARPLSAITEQAAKKFFLEQIIVRFGIPMVCVSDNGTQFVGKKFKEFLASFGIQQRFSSVGHPQGNGAIEAANKIIFHGIKKRLGEAKGLWAEELPWVLWAYRTTPRSSTGETPFRLAYGTDSLVPVEVGLESYRTQVFNPDTNEYGLRGNLDLLEEEREAAHQRNVRYQQQASQYYDSGIRKRSFRVGDMVLRDLATSMPTKQGKLMPNWEGPYTVVEIVRPGTYKLATPDGSPIKNTWHASQLRKYYQ